The Onychostoma macrolepis isolate SWU-2019 chromosome 18, ASM1243209v1, whole genome shotgun sequence genome includes the window AAAAGTGCATTTGAAGCTTTATGTGGAATTTTGGTGTTAAATGAGCCTTCCATCCTTGTGGTTGTTCCCctctaaaataaattgtgaagAACcacataaaatattgtaaattctCTTTTTGCCTGAcatgaaaggtttttttttttttttttttaacagtattttcCTGTGATAAAGtcttttaaaacaaactttgGCTGAGCTGAGTCATTCTATGGCTACAGCTGCTCCTCACGCGTTGGTCACCCACAAGCCTTTAAAACACGCCACATTTCCAGAAATTTGCCTGACAAGACATCACACCACATACTTCTCAGAAAATATAGGCTAAAATGCTGTTATGTGGCTTACAGATCATAAACTATTTCGCTTTTCCCAGACTGGATCCATTTTGTGGCATCTCCTGTTTTCTCAGTTCctgtttctctttttatttaaactctataatactttattaaacactgtaaaaaaaaaaattaaaaaaaaagttgagccaacttaaaattttaaggcaaccagcttcagcagatttgtgagttttctcaacttgttgttttaagtttatacaacaaaaaaattgagaatctcccacaaaaataagttgagcaaactcaaaaatccgCTGAATCTggttgcattaaaaaaaaaattacattttttttttttacagtgaaggaatagttcaccaacaAACGAAAATTTGATGCAAATAAGGCCATCTAAAatgtagataagtttgtttcttaatctgaacagatttgaagaaactTACATCAGTttttcaccaatggatcctctgcagtgaatgggtgccgttagAATgggagttcaaacagctgataaaagcatcacaataatccaaaagcaaTCAGTATTTTGGCCGCAAGCTATGGCTTAAAGTTATAACACCTtaaagatggatttgttttttttttacaaacatagcttttcatttccaaaaattggtgagcaagtgatgctaaatttctccaaatctgcatctacatcttgaatggtaCATTTGCAGctaatttttaattgttttggatgaactattcctttaaagtataACAGCATGACTTTTGTAAATTGGCTTAGCTCAGAGATCCAGCATTCaacttaaaatatgaatttagaTCTAAAGAATTGTTACAGTTTTAGCATACAATGAAGACAAAGAAGCTCTCATCTCCACAAACATCTGGGCTATTTTGGGTGTAATGTTAATAGGGTTCCTAACCACACGGgtcattcagtaaaaacagaaacaaaaggaTCCCCATTTCTCCTCAAAAACCAGACACTGTGGTAATCATTAACACATCCTGAAAGCAGGAAACGTGGACATCTCTTCCGAACGTCCTCCAAGCTGTGACCTGCAGTCAGTTGCTGCGTAATTAAGTTTAGTCATATTGGTTACAGACCGTTtctatttttttcaaaacacagGGGTGCTTTTACAGATAAATGCGTTCATTATGTCGGATAGCCTGCTGACGTCTGCGGTGAGACAATTATCTATTTTTAACTTAACTAGAGACATAATAAGAGCAACATGTAGTGCAGCAAATGCTCCATGTCAAAAACACGACAGATCACATGGTTCAAAATGCATGAAAAGCTCCTCAACTGTTTGTGTTTATACAGAAAAATATTCCAAACATTTCACTAATTTTGATTAACTGCCTCAAGAAAAACCTCTAGCAAACAACTTCTAGGAAAACGTCCTTTTATTAGACCTCAAATcaaatgtaatgaaatttgcCACTCagcaatttttttgttgttgtccaaaataaaataaccttttaaaaatctttttttaaagatctaTTTTCAACAAGTTAAATGCTAAATTTGTTCATGTCTAGAGTCATGACGTgatataaccattaaaaaatacaaatatttacatgttcGCATCGAAATTAAagatattacaatattttataaaggtaaaaagtATTTCTTACAAATATCATGAGCTTTTGGATTACATTTGACCTTTTTGGAGAGTTGCAACATTTTACAACTTGAAATAACCTTgcattgtcaaaaaaaaaaaatcaaattatctgatattttaatcTGATAATTACTGACCTTGATACAGTCATAAGGGTCTGCAGGGGTTCTTTCTGTGATataatttcctgtttttttctttcttctgtttgttttcacaccacattacttttgatttattttaagtcAATGTACCCTacaatgtaaattttttttgtgtgaaaataaataaaaaataataatgaatgcatgaatttgaccaaaagtgagagtaaacacttttacattgtagcaaaaatattaatgttcttttgagctttatttatatatatatatatattagtggtgggccgttatcggcgttaacgtgctgcgttaacgtgagactcttatcgggcgataaaaaaaaatatcgccgttaatctattctcaaagttgggttgggagctgggtctatactacgcaagctatgatgactttcaccttgatattttagcggatgtatacctagccgaattgcactgtaggggcgagaacgagtcttgaacctgtgtgtatgcgtgctaacatggatgcagctatgaagccgcgggtttgcttcaggaaaatttattttaagaagcttcccaatggaaatcggcaagtcatttctgtctctacatggtcgctctctgtatcgcgcacagcggagttccgcccggttcgcgcacacacacacacacacacacacacacacacacacaaacaaacaaacaaacaagcgtggcgcacacacaagtgagcacactcccactcctatttgtaaatattaagccgcaaaacgtctatttaaatatgacttctgtgtgtctctgtgttaatgtatggcgcagacgcacgggtttgttcactactcatacagaagaccggcgtggcgcttgcggcgatattaacgtctgtcgtctcactaaatgaggacataaatacatgaacaacatctccagaactgctctgagagtcacttcatgagcattcgagcgtttcatttgagaaaaactatcctcacggcaacctgtcaaaataaaagttcggtttcacttgaagacattgggcagaacgtaataggctactactactaaaactattaaaaccttatctttaaggaataatcatacaatgtcttcaatgttattatcaatattaaattcttgatgactgctagttgtttactactagtagtgaacttattctgatctatttggcagaattcaaatgagccattttaatctagattaatctagattaattccaagattatagtgagattaatctagattaaaaaaaattaatctatgcccaccactaatatatatatatatatatatatataaaatcctGAAAATAGAATAATTTTAGCATATATTAAACTAGAACAACTAattgaaattgtaatattttacaatattacttttactgtgtttttcttatttaaatgcagcattggtaaGCTTAAGAgactttcagaaacatttttgaaaatcttACCAaatccaaacttttaaacagtatgtttagtctgtatgaaaaatgttttaaatggagattgttaaaaataaagcctattatattatatactaaaatatattaaatgtaacaacTAGTTCCCaagcaatttcttatgatgcccaaataataaatcttagttaaGGTAACATAAACATGGAGTAAAtggttacatttttatgtacatACCttgctgtaattttttttagctgaatggactataaaactagttcagtaaaggttgagccaactaaaaactaacaattcagataacactTTGAAGTCAGATACTGACTGAACATAAAATTTCTGCGAAACTatagttactaaataataatcagTTGAAACCGCTtgaaatttttttacagtgcatgcatGAATAAactggaaaaacaaaaacaaacacgtgTTATATCATTGACCCTTTTATCACACTGGGCAGATGAGTACAGCAGTATGTTCTTTACTTATAAGTTATCACAAATACATTCACTTAAACATGTAATGCGTGTCACATACAAAAGAAATCCCCCACCACCCAAAACCCTTGGATACAGAAACACCGCTACTATGTGGCTTTAACCAATTCCAAAGTTTACACACTGAACATCCCTATACGGTCAACCATCCTTGAGTACACAAGTGTGTGTGAACAGCTGGGTGTGTACTGGATTTGACTACAGTATCTCAGCGTGGGGCTGCACACGCTCTGATAGCTGCCTCACTGTGCAAACATGTTCAACTACACCAGAGTGTTCAGACGGTTGCAGTTCACATGTTCCACAAGTATTACTGCACATTAATTCAAAAGTTTTAACGCCTGCTAATAGTCACAAAACTACTCACTATGTCTTTCTAAGGCAACTTTAtcaagtgtcacatgatgcagCATAACATCATCTCCTACTTGAGGCACTAAATTATTGTCCAAAATATCGTCTAGAAGAACACATGTAGCAACATAGTGGTAAAACCCCAAAATGTTCATTCCAAGTCTAAATTGTATcatgttaaatgtaaaaactgacAACAGTCCTACATTCAGTCAGGCTGTCTGTGGGCTCAACAGACATATAGACCGTAAAGGCAACAAATAAATGACAATCTTAAtttagacaattttttttttttttttaaatacacaaatttTCCCAAAAAGCTAAGACTAAAGACAAAAAGAGCCTCTCATTTTATCCTCAGATATGCTTCCACCTTGTGGCCAAATATGGCATAAAATCTGAACAAATAAGACACTTAAtgaaacatgttaaaaaaaacatgggatatgaacaaaaacaatggCAACCTTAAggttgaaaacttaaaaaaaaaaaaaaaaaaactcccccGTTCATATATTGCATTCTTACATTTGGTCAGAGATTTACCTGTATTATACAGGTAATCTATATTTTCCACAGCATCTCATAGGTCCAGTGTATGAAACCATTTGGAACGAGGCTGCAAACGCTCATGTTGGAAGCTTACACGGTCCCGTGTGCAGCCGCAGCGCGCCCTGTCTGTGAAGAGCACTTAAAGTTCTAAATTCCAAAGGCATTGTGTGTGGACTGGCACTGGATGTGTAGTGGTAAGTTAGCGTGTCGTAGTAGTGGTACTTGACTGGTTTGCCGTCAGGATCGTGAGCGAAAGGCCAGAAGCCGTACAAGTGGATCTCATCACAAAAGCGTGTAGCCATGGTGTACATCAGGAGTCCGGTGGTGGGTCTTTTGATCTGGACATGATTAGTCAACCAGTATCTGAAAGAAAATCAATGATTACAAACATAAGACTGAGTGCATGCTCTCTTACAATTATGATctatactgttttatatttgtagATCAATTACATTGAAGGGATAGTTAAGAGATCTGAGAGCTGTctaaccctgcatagacagcaacacagcggacacgttcaaggcccagaacggtagtaaggacatcgttaaaatagtccatgtgaaatCACTGGTTCaacttaattttatgaagctacgagaatactttttgtgagcagttgaaccactgatggtggttcatggactattttaatgtcTTCCTTACCACTTTTTTGGGCCTTGAACAGGTTAGCTGCGTTGCTGTCTACgcaggatcagaaagctcttggatgtcatcaaaaatatcttaatttgtggtCCAAAGACGAACAAAGagttgttatttttgggtgaactatccctttaataaaatcttcagaaagatggcaaacttgaatttttagcagccagcCGATTTaagtatcagtttccacaaaactcTTATTTTAGAATTGTTCCATAAATTATTTtgatgaaagttcaaaagaccaTTAAAAACTCACCCAAAACTTGAACAGTAGGTGTATAAGGTCTTAAAGTGCCAATCCAAATGTAACAGGGGATTATAAAATCCTAAGTGTGTTAACAGCTAAGGTTACTAAAAAGGGAGCCTGAGCTCAGCTGCTGAATTTAGGCTAAATcccctttttaaaatattctcaTGCTAAACTCACCCACATCCAAACCTGACGGCTGTGCAGTTCTTCCACGTTTAAAAGGAGAAGATCAGACAATTGAACAATGTCCATTAAGATGCACTGAACCCTCTCCAGTCCACTAACCCCTGAATAACCCTCACAATGGGGCCCTCTCTGTGTATCTGTGAGGTGTCATTCATTCAGAAGGCTTGAGGAAAAAGGGGGGCCTGGAGGAAAGGCGTTTCAGATAATAAAGAGGATCCCACATCTTAAAGCTACCTCTGGTCTTTGTACTGCTTTCTGATTCATTTgggatttaaaaagaaattctaAAAATTCTATTTCATGATATTGTAACTTGTAATTTAtccctgtaatggcaaagctaaattacCAGCAAAGAttagaaatctttctaatatgctgatttgttcaaAGACGGATTTCTCATTATCATCAACGTTGAAAACAGgtgtgctgctcaatatttttgtggaaactgttaaatttctctctctcctctctctctatatatatatatataagaaggACAGTATTGTATCAATTAAATATTGTCTGCTAATGCTGTAAATTATAGCAGGCACTGATTCAGACCTATTCAAACTGGTAACTTTATACATTTATGCCATCTCtgtgaattattaattaaaagaaCCAGCTTAATTACAATAATTGTTTTGGCATGCATCCTACAAGGACAACTCAATATAAAGTATTGTACTACATTCAACAGACAGCAAACAACACTGAAAACACGTAAAATGTAGTTTCTTTTGCTGTAAtgattcatcaagtacaaatacattttcatatagtTGCTGAAAATaagcataatttatttttattgttttagattttaaaaatagcatgcACCATCTAAAGCTATTTAATGACTTAAACTTGCTTATCTTCCTTCCATTTAGATCTTccctttttttttcccaaatgaGTGTATGCAGATGATATAATTTTGAAATGAGCTATTCCTTTACAAACGTACtactttttatcatttaatcaaCTGCAACATATTGTAATGGCATATTTTCCTCAATACACCATTCACTGAACAGCTGTCTCGCCTGACCTTTATTCTGGCCCCGGCAACCGATGTTACACAGATGGATTTAAGAAAAACCAACCTCGGCTAGGTGCATTGTAAGGATGGTGGGCTCCAGCCACTCTGCTCTGAGGGAGGGCTGAATAGCAGACTTAAAATATGCAGAGGTCAATGAAAGAGGCAAAGGTTGCGCGCTATTTAAAGACAGCCGACTACAATTGAGCCCAGAGGGGCTTGAATTCATTGAGCGAACTTACAAAAGAccttctgtaaaaaaaaatacagatataTAAATGCCGGTACGCACTTAGTGTGCGCCTTGATCCACTTACAAGAGCAGCCCCATGCTGTGGTTGCTGAGTAGGATGTGAATGTATTGATGCCTGAACTATAAATAGCGAGAGGCTTGATACACCTGCTTCAGCGAGCATGAGTGTTGAGTAGGCTTAAATGCATGGACACGTACCCTCTGACAGCATGGAGCAGACGCAGGGAGGGGAAGGCGGTGCGGACGTTCACGGTATGCAGAAGAATTAGGCGGATGACCCACTCCACTCGCTCCTCTCCTCCTTTAGCCATGAAGGCAGGGATCCATAGCACACTCCCGCTGAGGCTCTGCAGCCTGTGGACGAAGCGCTGTATCCACTCCTCACTGTTCAGGTCCTGAAAAGCACGCTGCACCACAGAAGGGTTCATAGTCACCAGACTGGTGCGCAGGCCCACATCAGTCGCATACTCCTCCACTGGAGCCAGGTTACACCTTGGAAACACATGTATATTCATACGGTTGAGTCTTAATATTCTCTCAAGTTAGTTCATTTACATATTGTATATGTTATAAATGCTTATGCCTGTGTGTATTCACATGGTGACATATGATCAAGCCTTAGTTTCCTAGTAACAAGCTATCAACAATAAATATGTCTGAAGTTTATTATGTGTGCTTCAAAGAGACTACATTACAACCATAACATACTCTACATGAACGTGTCAATGCAGGTCTTTCAAATAAGTGTTGCGTTTTCGCTGTTGCCAAAAGGGGTGCGATAGCACATTAGACTAAATGGTATTCTTCTATAGAGTGCAACAGCTGGGTTCCGCaaataaaactacttttaaattttactactccataggtttttttttttgttttgttttgtttttaaataagttaaaaagaacaCCATCAAGACAAACCTACTGTCTGCAAGTTTGATAATCTGTTGCAAGtgctttttattctttttaactAACCATATTCCTTGCTTTTTGCTCGTCACAACATCATTAAtccaattattttatattatattttattcgattttacatttttaacttgaCTCATTCATAATGATTCATGGAATTGTAGTTACTTCCCTCATAAAACCTGTTAAGCACAAAGTCTTATACCTTTGTCTTTGAGCAATTTTTCcaagtggttttttttttttcaaatacaattttttatattttgattcaCCTCAGAGCTGGTCGATTTGGTTCGTAATGGTTTTGGCTTATAATGCTTTAAAtggagactttttaaaaatctctatgaaaaaaaaaacaatttcaagTCAACTACAGCCACAATGAAGCAACAATTTGAAGTGTTTTTAGCAAGTAATTTAAAAAGGTACTGTTCACAGCACATTGCTTAAGTAATAACATCCAATTTAATGGAAAAGACCTTTGAATGCAACTCTGttgtgtacatttttgtacaggAGCTACTGGAACAATGATAATGAAAAACACATCATGCCTGAGCCTGTAAACATGAAGTTAACAGAGGCCAGAGATGCTGAAGACGGACGAAAAGAGGAGAAAATAACGTAGTAGGCATAGCAGCTCACTGTTCATGATTCtcgaaaaataagaaaatatgaATACTGAATTGGGGATGAGGGGTTATATGAATGCATCACTGAAGGGAACGgtcttcagaaaagtttcaATGGCAATTGCATTTTCTTCTCCTCTAACCTCCTTATAAAGCAGTGTTTAtaagtgcagcgctgctttgtttacagcagtaACTAAAGCAGCTCTATACTGCTGCTGTTCCATAAGCGCCGCCTGCTGTTAGAGAGCGAATTTGCGTTCTCATTTAGCCcctctgttgtttttgtttcatgcagatgttttatgtagtCAGACTGTTcggtttttgctttaaatattgaaattatacaatctaattaaaatgtaaaaaaacaacaactcatgCAACATGTGTAGCATATTTGTTTGGATCGTGATTAAAATGCAGcagttacaaaaacaaattgtcCTTATTTCTCTTTAAGGACAATTTGCTTGTTAtagaacaaaataaacaataaataagtaaaataatctGCAACCAGTATTGGAATTGATCAAAAATCAATCGGAAT containing:
- the st8sia2 gene encoding alpha-2,8-sialyltransferase 8B; this encodes MSFEFRILMFGIGTALVIFVIIADISEVEEEIANIEDSQKFHLKSFVLHSNRNSVLNAVPTSLVTYRKSKVSSPIPLPGIKSKTSNSSSPEWTFNRTLSNLIRKNILRFLDAERDISILKRTFKPGDVIHYIFDRQSTTNISENLYHLLPTVSPMKNQHYKQCAIVGNSGILLNSSCGREIDSHDFVIRCNLAPVEEYATDVGLRTSLVTMNPSVVQRAFQDLNSEEWIQRFVHRLQSLSGSVLWIPAFMAKGGEERVEWVIRLILLHTVNVRTAFPSLRLLHAVRGYWLTNHVQIKRPTTGLLMYTMATRFCDEIHLYGFWPFAHDPDGKPVKYHYYDTLTYHYTSSASPHTMPLEFRTLSALHRQGALRLHTGPCKLPT